A region of the Mycobacterium sp. NBC_00419 genome:
GCGGCCATGTAGGTATGGGCGATGCCGGTCGGGCAGGCGGTGATCGCCACGATCGACTTGCCCTTGGCTGCCGGTGCCGCCGGTGCCGCTGCGGCGGGTGCCGCGGCGCCGTCGGGGTTGACCACCCCGTCGACGAGTGCCACCACCTCGTCGGCCGATTTAGCGGCCCGCAGTGAGGCGACGAAGTCCGGGCGGACCAGCGCACGCGCCAGGCTGGACAGCAGCTTCATGTGCTCGGCCCCCGCCCCGTCGGGTGCGGCGATCAGGAACACCAGATCGGCCGGGCCGTCCGGCGCGCCGAAGTCGACTTTCGGTGCCAGCCGGGCGAATCCGATGGACGGGCTGGCGACGGCGGCCGATCGGCAGTGCGGGATCGCGATGCCGCCGGGCAGGCCGGTCGCCGACTGGGCCTCCCGGGCCAGCGCCGCGGCGGTGAGTGCCTCGCGGTCGGTCACCCGCCCGCTGTCGGCGAGTCGGCCGGCGAGCCGATTGATCACCGACTCCTTGTCGGCGCCGGCGTCGACGTCGAGGAGCACCAGATCGGTGCTGATGATGGACACGGGATTGGTCATGATGTCTGCCTTCTTGCTAGGGGGCGGGCGAAGCTGGGCGGGAAGTGGAGGGGGCGGGCGAAGCGGGGTACGGCGAAATCGAGGTGACCGCGACGTCGTCGAGGTTGATCTGTGCGGGTGAGGGCAATGCCGACCCGGGCAGCGCTGCGGCGCCACTGCCGTAGGCGACGGCCATCTGAAGTCGTTGCGGCGCTTGGGCACCGCCGACGTCGGCGCGTACGTAGCCCGCGAGGGATGAGTCACCGGCGCCGACGGTGCTCTTGGGTGTGATCGGGGGAGGGGTTGCCAGCCAGCTACCGGTCTCGTTGACCAGTACCGCGCCCGCTGCGCCCAGGGTGGCCAGCACCGTCTTGGCGCCGCGCTCGATGAGCTGATGAGCGGCCTGGACAACGGGTTCCGGATTTCCCTGGGCCAGAGCGTCTTCCAGGGATTGCGCGTCGACGCCCGCCAATCCGGCGAGCTCCTCGGAGTTGGGCTTGATCAGGTCCGGGGCGGCGCGGCCGAAGCCGGCGGCCAGTGCGGCCAGCGGCGCGTCGGAGGTGTCCACGGCGACCTTGCAGTCGTAGGGCGCCAGTGCGGCGACCACGTCGGCATACCAGCGCTCAGGCATTCCCGGCGGCAGCGAGCCGGACAGGACCACCCATTTCGCCGATGCCGCGCGCTCGATCACGGCGCGGGTCAGTGCGTCCAGTGCGTGGGCGTCGATCACCGCGCCCGGCTCGTTGATCTTCGTTGTGGTGCCGTCGGATTCGGTGATGGTCAGGTTGGTGCGCACCGCGCCGTCGATCGGCACCGCATAGAACGGCACGCCGTAGGACCGCAGCGCCGCGACGATCGGGTCGTGCTCGGCCGCCGGGAGCACCGCGACGGTATCGAGTCCGGCCAGCGTGAGGGCGCGGGCGACGTTGACGCCTTTGCCGCCCGGTTCGTTCGACACCGACTGCACCCGGTGTACCGCCCCGCGTACCAATTCCCCTGGCAGCGTGACGGTGCGGTCCATGCTCGGGTTCGGAGTGACGGTGACGATCATGCTTCCCCTCCTGCCAGGACGACCTCGACGCCGTGCTGGGACAACTGTTCCCGGTCGGCGGGGCTGATCTCGGTGTCGGTGACCAGGGCGTCGACGCTGTCGATCGGAGCGAAGCTGACGAATTCCTCGCGGCCGACCTTCGAGGAGTCGGCCACGACGACGACGTAGTTGGCGCACCGCACCATCGCGCGCTTGACGGCGGCCTCGTCGCTGTCCGGAGTCGACAGCCCGTGGCGCACGCTGATGCCGTTGGTGCCGATGAACGCGATGTCCACCCGCAGGGTGTCCAGCGCGCGCAAGGCCTGCTCGCCGACGGCAGCCTGGGTCAGGCCGCGAACCCGGCCGCCCAGCAGCTGCAGGGTGACCGCAGACATCGTGGCCAGGCGCGCCGCGATGGGAACCGAGTTCGTCACCACCACCAGTTGGCGTTCCGGCGGGAGCATCTCCGCCACCCGCGCTGTCGTGGTGCCGGCGTCGAACAGGACGCTCGCCCCCGGTAGCGGCAGGAACTCGGTGGCGGCGCGGGCGATGGCCTCCTTGAAATCGGCCCGGGTGACCTCGCGCTCGTCGACCCCGGGTTCGACCACATGCAGGGCGCGGATCGGGACAGCGCCGCCGTGCACGCGGCGCACCAGACCGGCGCGGTCCAGCGCGGCCAGGTCGCGCCGCACCGTCTCGGTGGTGACGTCGTAGTCCTGGGCCAGTTCGGCCACGGACGCCCGGCCCTGGGACAGGACCCGGGCCGCGATGGCCTGTTGACGTTCTTCCGCGTACACGTTTCTCCGTTTATGTGGGTTATGCCCGTGCGTTCATGTTGCTTTGTGTTGTTTTACTCCCGTTCGTGTTGACTTGTCAACGGTATGTTGTAATCTGGTTCACATGTCAGCCTCTACCCGGCCTACTTCACTTGATGCGCCCGCCAGCGCCGTTCTCACCGGTGTTCCGGTCGTTCCCGGGGTCCGCTTCGCACCGGTGATCCGTCCAGGCCGACTACCCGCACTCGACGATCTCGACCCGGGTGGCGAGATTCCCGAGGGCGAGCGGCAAGCCGAGGCGGCCCGGTTCACCGCCGCCGCGGCCACCGTCGCCGAGCGGCTGCGGGCGCGTGCCGCCAGCGCCACCGGCTCGGCGTCGGAGGTCCTGGCCGCCACTGCGACGCTCGCGCAGGACCGCGCCTGGCTGGGTGCCGCCGAAAAGCGCATCAAGGAAGGTATGCCCGCGGTGCGGGCCACCGCCGAGGCGGTCGCCCAGTTCGTCGACCTGTTCACTCAGATCGGCGGCCTGATGGCAGAGCGGGTCACCGATCTGCGCGACATCCGCGACCGGGTGGTGGCCGAACTGAGTGGGTTGGCAGAGCCCGGCGTGCCGGTGCCGGCCACGCCCTCGATTCTGTGTGCCGAAGACCTCGCGCCCGCCGACACCGCGGGGCTGGACCCCAGCCTCGTCGTCGGGCTGGCCACCACGCTGGGCGGGCCGACCAGTCACACCGCGATCATCGCGCGGCAGCTCGGCATCCCGTGCGTGGTCGCCGTCACCGGGCTCGACGAGGTGCAGCCCGGAACAGAGGTTCTGATCGACGGAACCCGCGGGACGCTGACCCTCTCGCCCGATCCGGCGGATGCCGCGGCCGCCGTCGAGACCGCGGACGCCGCGACCGCCGCGATGGCCGGCTGGACCGGGCCCGGCGCGACCGCTGACGGCCATGTGGTCGCGATCCTGGCCAACGTGCAGGACGGTTCGGCCGCCCGCTCCGCGCGGGAAACCCCGGCCGAGGGCATCGGGCTGTTCCGCACCGAACTGTGCTTCCTCAACCGCGACACCGAGCCGACGGTCGACGAGCAGGCCGCGATCTACGGCGAGGTGCTCGACGCGTTCGCCGGCCGCAAGGTCGTCATCCGCACCCTGGACGCCGGATCGGACAAGCCGCTGAAGTTCGTCGGCCACCCCGACGAGGCGAACCCGGCTCTCGGTGTGCGCGGCAACCGCATCGAGGCCATCCATCCCGAGGTGCTCGAACGCCAGCTCGACGCGATCGCCGCGGCGGCGGAGGCCACCGGCAATCCGCCCTGGGTGATGGCACCGATGATCGCCACGCCGGACGAGGCCAAGCGCTTCGCCGAGCGGACCCGCGCCCGCGGGCTGGTGCCCGGCGTGATGATCGAGATTCCGGCCGCCGCACTGCTGGCTGACCGGATCCTCGAACACGTCGAGTTCCTGTCGATCGGCACCAACGACCTGGCGCAGTACACGATGGCAGCAGACCGGATGTCGGCCGAACTGGCGACGCTGACCGATCCGTGGCAGCCCGGTGTCATCGCACTGGTCGCGATGACCACCCGCGCCGGTGCCGCGGCCGGCAAGCCGGTCGGGGTGTGCGGCGAGGCCGCCGCCGATCCGCTGCTGGCGTGTGTGCTCACGGGTCTGGGGGTGACGTCGCTGTCGGCGGCCGCCGCCGCGGTCACCGGTGTCGGCGCCAAGCTGGCATCGGTCACGCTGCAGCAGTGCCAGGAGGCCGCCGAGGCGGTGCTGCGGACCGCCAGCGCGACCGAGGCGCGTGCCGCGGCCATCGCCGTCCTGGGCTGACGGAATTAATCGGACTGCGGTCCGGTTACTCTCGACATGCCAGCAGTTACCGCAGACACGTTGTCATTGCCACGGGTGAGCGCCGCCGACCCGGCCGACACCGAACGGCCCGTCACGTCGATCACCACCGGACCCCGCGGGTTTGAGGGCGAGGGCTTTCCCGTCGTGCGCGCCTTCGCCGGAGTCAGCGCTGCCGACCTCGATCCCTTCATCCACATGGACCAGATGGGCGAAGTCGAGTACTCGCCGGGTGAGCCCCGCGGCACCGACTGGCACCCGCACCGCGGCTTCGAGACGGTCACGTACATGATCGACGGCCGCTTCGCCCACCAGGACTCGCACGGCGGCGGTGGGCTGATCGCCGACGGCGCCACGCAGTGGATGACCGCGGGTGCCGGCATCCTGCATATCGAGACGCCCCCGGCCGAACTCGTGGAAAGCGGCGGCGTGTTCCACGGGATACAGCTGTGGGTCAACCTGCCGCGCCGGGACAAATTCGCGCAGCCGCGCTACCAGTCGATCGAGGGCTCCGCGGTCCGCCTGCTGTCCTCGGCCGACGGCGGGGCGCTGGTTCGGCTGATCGCCGGCGACATCGACGGCTGGGCCGGTCCCGGTGCCACGCACACCCCGATCATGTTGGTGCACAGCACGATCGAAGCGGGCGCCCAGTTGAACCTCGGCTGGCCCAGCGAATTCAATGCGCTGGTCTATGTTCTCTCCGGTCGCGGCACGGTCGGCGCGGCCGGGCACCCGATTGCGCAGGGGCAACTCGCGGTGCTCGGCAAAGGTGACCGCATCACCGTCGCCGCTGATTCGGGGCAGGACGCCAACCGCGGACGGATGGACGTTCTTCTGTTGGGCGGCAGGCCGATTCGCGAGCCGGTGTTCCACTACGGGCCGTTCGTGATGAACTCCAAGTCGGAGGTGATCGAGGCGCTCGAGGACTTCAACGCGGGCCGCTTCGGCACGATCCCGCCCGGCGCCCTCATGCCGCACCGGCCCGGACGCGGGTAAGTACGCTCAGGCGGGTGCCGGCTCGGCGGCCAGGGCCGGCGGGTAGGTCAGCTCCAGTTCGCCGATGTTGGCCGCCGCCGTCACCAGCGGCAGGGCCGCCGAGACAGCGAGATCACCGGCACCGGCCTCGGCCCGCAGCGCGGGCACCAGCGCGTCGCTGATCGGCGGCAGCGACGCGGTGGGGTCACTGCCGTCCAGGCGCGCACACACCGCGGCGGCATGGGTCTCCAGTACCTGGCGGGCTTGCGGATACACCCCCAGCGGCGGCGGAACGATATCGGCGATCAGGTCGGCCGCCGCGCGTAACCGCATCGCTCGGCTCGAGGCCCGAACCACCGGCGCGCGCGAATCGATCGGCCCGCTGCTCTCCGAAAGGTATTGGCGCACTGCGTCGTCCAGCGTCCGCGACGCGGTCAGTGCGTCGTGGCTCAAGGTGTTGACCTGGTTCTCGGCTTGTTCGAACGCCCCCCGAGTGACCCGCTGCACCGACGCCCTCAGATACCGCGACCCCACGTCGCAGGCGGCGTCGATAGCCCGTTGCACCGACGTCTTCGCGCCACGTGGCCACAACAGCAGCGACACGACGACCCCGACACATGTTCCGACGACGATGTCCTCCACCCGAATCAGGCCGACCTTCCAGCCGGTCGGCACGATCAGGTTGAACACGATCAGCACCATCATCGTGAAGGCCGCCTGGCTGGCGGTGAAGGAGCCGATCTCGGGCACGTAGGCCGACCCGAACGCCACCACCGGCAGCAGCAGCCACATCACCACCGGGTCGACGCCGAGCAACTCGATCACGACCGCACCGATGACGAACCCGATGACGGTTCCGCTGATCGCGCGGATCATGCTCGTACCGGTCGTCAACGCGCTGCTGCGCAGCACCGACAAGGCGCCGAGCACCACCCAGAAGCCGTGCTGGACGGGGAAGACGAAGGTCACCAGGACGGCAAGGGCCAGACCGAGACCGGTGCGCACGCTGTTGCGCACCGTCACCGCGCGGGTGATCAGGTAACCGGTGGTCAGCGCGGTCACCGCCGCCGTCTCCGAGTACACCCGGTCGGCCACGCCGGTCTCGGGCAGCTGCCTGCCCAGCACGCGGGCCCACACCGGGCGTGCGTCGGCGGCGGCGGCGCTGCCGACCAGCCGGCCGGTCACCGCGACGGTGGCACCGATGGTGCGCCGGCTCAGCAGTGTGCGGCCGAGCTCCACCGCGGCATCGTCATCAGGTACCGCGAGGATGTCGACGATGTCCTGCCGGTAGCCACCGACGGCGATCGTGCGCAGTTGGGTCAGCGCCTCCGCCAGGTCGGATCGTGCCGACGCGCGGTCGGCCGGGCGGGCGATGCGCAGGATGCTGGCGCAGTCGCGCAGCACCCGCTCCGCCGGGTCGGCCATCGGGCCGAGAAGCTCGCCGGTGTCGCCGTTGACCCGGTCGCACAGCCACTGCAGGTCGTCGACGACGCGCACCAGGGCGCGGCTGCCCGCGGTCAGCGCCACCGGGCGGTAGGCGGCGCCGAGGAAGTTGGCCCGCAGCGCATCCATGGCCGCGGTGAGCTCGGCGCCCGACGCCGCGCCCACCAGGCGACGGGCCAGGACGTCGCAGACAGTGGCGGCATGGCGGCGCAGATCTCCGTGATGGCGTGGCGGAAAGACGAACAGCGCGGCGGGCACGCAGATCGCCAGCGCGATCAGCCACCCGGTGAGCCGCTCACCGAGTGGACCGGCCGGCGTGCAGATGGGCAGCACGAACGTCAGCAGAGTCGCCCGCTGACCGGCGGCGATGATCTCGCTGAGCACACCGGCAAAACTCACGATGGCACCGATGACGAACATCAGCGTCACCGCCAACCAGGGGATCGGCGCGGCGAAGGTGCCGAGACTGATCAGCACCGCTCCGTTGAAACCCAGACCGCCGTAGGCCAGGGCGCGGGCGTTGACGTTGCCCGGGAAGTCCACCACGATCAGCAGCGCGATCGAGCCGAAGATGGTGAACATCGGCGTCTGGGAGCCGCCGCCGACGGCGAAGCTGACCGCCGCGGCGATCGGGATGACGATGGCCGCGCGCAAGGCCCGTCGGGCACCGTCGTTTTCAGGGTCGCGGGTCCGGATCCGATTGGCCGCCCGGCGCCACAAGCCAGCCGGGGTCCACATGGCTGGATCGTAGAACTTCTCGGCGATCAGTGTGCGAGCATCTTGATGACCAGCACCACCGCGCCCAGAGACGCCAGTAACACCACCGTCAAAACCTTTTGCCACCAAGGCAATACAGATTTGCGCACCGCGAGCGAGGCGATGATCGCGAGTTCGCCCACGATGGCCCACATCGCCACCCACATCGCGGTGTAGGTCGCCAGCAGGCCGAAGGCGGCCGCCGCCAGAATCCCGACCGGGATGACGGCAGCCTGCACTATCTGCCCGGATGCCTGCAGCATGTGGCCGATCTCCCGGCGGTTCGGGCGATTCCCGTAAACGCCGAGGTGCGCGACGAAGTCGGCGAACAGACTCGCCGCCCACAGTCCGCCGGTCGCGACCGCTACATCGAGGACCCGGAACCACGCGCTGGTGTCGCCGGTGGTGTATCGGGCCAGCACCGCCAGCGTGGCCAGGCATGAGATCGCACCGTAGAGCCGTTCCCGCAGCACCGCGAAAACGTGCTCGTCGGGCGGGGATTCGGTGTGATCTGCGGGAGCGGGCGCGCTCACCGCGGCGGCACCGTGCTGAAGCGACCCGACTCCAACTCGTCGAGCATCTGGCTGGCGATCCAGTGGAACATCCCGGGCTCCCGCGGCAGGGTGGCCTGCTCGTAGCCGACGAACACGTACACCGCCCAGGCGGCATAGACCTGGGCCTGCCGGGGATCGCGGACGATCTCGAGGGCGGATTGGTAGATGATCTCGAACCGTTGGCGGTCGACCTCGGCCTGGACGTCGTAGACGTGCGGATCGATCGAGCTCCACACCCGGATGGCGGCCTCGGCGCCGTGCGGCAGCGACAGTCCCACCTGAATGATGGTTTCGATGCGACGCCGGGGATCGGTCTCCTCGCGGATCGCCTCGATCACCCGCACGGTGCGGTCCTCGACCCAGTAGGCCACCAGCTCCCGGCTGTAGGCCGGCCAACTGGTGAAGTAGTGGTAGAACGAACCGGTCGTGACCCCGAGCCGGTTGCAGACCTCGGCCAGCTTGAGCCCCCCGAAGCCGCTGTCGGCCAACACTTCGAGGCCGGTCTCGAAGTACGCCTCGCGGGTGGCGACGGTGGCCATTCTGAACACGATAGTTCCCACTCCCCAATGGCATAGCTGTGTCGCGGATGTTCGGCGGCGCCGAGTTCGCAGCGTGGGTGTCGCGCCACCCCCGTAATGGGGCAAGCTTGTGGTTGAGGATCGATGCGAGGAGATGGCATGACTGTCCAGATCACGAGTGATCAGCACACCGCCGATAGCACCGCCGGTGTGCTGGCCGATGTTCGCCGGGTGTTCAACAGCGGCCGGACGCGGCCTCTGGAATGGCGCTCCCAGCAGCTCCGGGCCATCGAGCGGATGTGCGACGAACGTGAACCCGAGATCGCCGAGGCCCTGGGTCGCGACCTGGGCAGGCCCGCTTTCGACGCGTGGCTCGGCGACATCGGCTCGACCAAGGCCGAAGCGGCGTTCGCCCGTAAGCACCTCAAGAAGTGGGTGAAGCCCAAGCGGCAGGGTCTGCCCCTGGGACAGCTGCCCGGCCGGGCCTGGGTGCAGTACGACCCGCTGGG
Encoded here:
- the pfkB gene encoding 1-phosphofructokinase, encoding MIVTVTPNPSMDRTVTLPGELVRGAVHRVQSVSNEPGGKGVNVARALTLAGLDTVAVLPAAEHDPIVAALRSYGVPFYAVPIDGAVRTNLTITESDGTTTKINEPGAVIDAHALDALTRAVIERAASAKWVVLSGSLPPGMPERWYADVVAALAPYDCKVAVDTSDAPLAALAAGFGRAAPDLIKPNSEELAGLAGVDAQSLEDALAQGNPEPVVQAAHQLIERGAKTVLATLGAAGAVLVNETGSWLATPPPITPKSTVGAGDSSLAGYVRADVGGAQAPQRLQMAVAYGSGAAALPGSALPSPAQINLDDVAVTSISPYPASPAPSTSRPASPAP
- a CDS encoding DeoR/GlpR family DNA-binding transcription regulator codes for the protein MYAEERQQAIAARVLSQGRASVAELAQDYDVTTETVRRDLAALDRAGLVRRVHGGAVPIRALHVVEPGVDEREVTRADFKEAIARAATEFLPLPGASVLFDAGTTTARVAEMLPPERQLVVVTNSVPIAARLATMSAVTLQLLGGRVRGLTQAAVGEQALRALDTLRVDIAFIGTNGISVRHGLSTPDSDEAAVKRAMVRCANYVVVVADSSKVGREEFVSFAPIDSVDALVTDTEISPADREQLSQHGVEVVLAGGEA
- a CDS encoding phosphoenolpyruvate--protein phosphotransferase produces the protein MSASTRPTSLDAPASAVLTGVPVVPGVRFAPVIRPGRLPALDDLDPGGEIPEGERQAEAARFTAAAATVAERLRARAASATGSASEVLAATATLAQDRAWLGAAEKRIKEGMPAVRATAEAVAQFVDLFTQIGGLMAERVTDLRDIRDRVVAELSGLAEPGVPVPATPSILCAEDLAPADTAGLDPSLVVGLATTLGGPTSHTAIIARQLGIPCVVAVTGLDEVQPGTEVLIDGTRGTLTLSPDPADAAAAVETADAATAAMAGWTGPGATADGHVVAILANVQDGSAARSARETPAEGIGLFRTELCFLNRDTEPTVDEQAAIYGEVLDAFAGRKVVIRTLDAGSDKPLKFVGHPDEANPALGVRGNRIEAIHPEVLERQLDAIAAAAEATGNPPWVMAPMIATPDEAKRFAERTRARGLVPGVMIEIPAAALLADRILEHVEFLSIGTNDLAQYTMAADRMSAELATLTDPWQPGVIALVAMTTRAGAAAGKPVGVCGEAAADPLLACVLTGLGVTSLSAAAAAVTGVGAKLASVTLQQCQEAAEAVLRTASATEARAAAIAVLG
- a CDS encoding pirin family protein, with translation MPAVTADTLSLPRVSAADPADTERPVTSITTGPRGFEGEGFPVVRAFAGVSAADLDPFIHMDQMGEVEYSPGEPRGTDWHPHRGFETVTYMIDGRFAHQDSHGGGGLIADGATQWMTAGAGILHIETPPAELVESGGVFHGIQLWVNLPRRDKFAQPRYQSIEGSAVRLLSSADGGALVRLIAGDIDGWAGPGATHTPIMLVHSTIEAGAQLNLGWPSEFNALVYVLSGRGTVGAAGHPIAQGQLAVLGKGDRITVAADSGQDANRGRMDVLLLGGRPIREPVFHYGPFVMNSKSEVIEALEDFNAGRFGTIPPGALMPHRPGRG
- a CDS encoding FUSC family protein, with translation MWTPAGLWRRAANRIRTRDPENDGARRALRAAIVIPIAAAVSFAVGGGSQTPMFTIFGSIALLIVVDFPGNVNARALAYGGLGFNGAVLISLGTFAAPIPWLAVTLMFVIGAIVSFAGVLSEIIAAGQRATLLTFVLPICTPAGPLGERLTGWLIALAICVPAALFVFPPRHHGDLRRHAATVCDVLARRLVGAASGAELTAAMDALRANFLGAAYRPVALTAGSRALVRVVDDLQWLCDRVNGDTGELLGPMADPAERVLRDCASILRIARPADRASARSDLAEALTQLRTIAVGGYRQDIVDILAVPDDDAAVELGRTLLSRRTIGATVAVTGRLVGSAAAADARPVWARVLGRQLPETGVADRVYSETAAVTALTTGYLITRAVTVRNSVRTGLGLALAVLVTFVFPVQHGFWVVLGALSVLRSSALTTGTSMIRAISGTVIGFVIGAVVIELLGVDPVVMWLLLPVVAFGSAYVPEIGSFTASQAAFTMMVLIVFNLIVPTGWKVGLIRVEDIVVGTCVGVVVSLLLWPRGAKTSVQRAIDAACDVGSRYLRASVQRVTRGAFEQAENQVNTLSHDALTASRTLDDAVRQYLSESSGPIDSRAPVVRASSRAMRLRAAADLIADIVPPPLGVYPQARQVLETHAAAVCARLDGSDPTASLPPISDALVPALRAEAGAGDLAVSAALPLVTAAANIGELELTYPPALAAEPAPA
- a CDS encoding TetR/AcrR family transcriptional regulator; amino-acid sequence: MATVATREAYFETGLEVLADSGFGGLKLAEVCNRLGVTTGSFYHYFTSWPAYSRELVAYWVEDRTVRVIEAIREETDPRRRIETIIQVGLSLPHGAEAAIRVWSSIDPHVYDVQAEVDRQRFEIIYQSALEIVRDPRQAQVYAAWAVYVFVGYEQATLPREPGMFHWIASQMLDELESGRFSTVPPR